One genomic window of Haemophilus haemolyticus includes the following:
- a CDS encoding DMT family transporter, with protein MHNLILAILCSVAVSVLLKIARKKNIIIEQAIAFNYITAITFSYFLLKPDFKGLEFTDYIVQSENSPIFLALGLLLPSVFIIMSKAVEFAGIVRSDAAQRLSLFLPILSAFLIFHETLSQSKIIGVVLAFIGLFCLLTKPNQGQSAVNFKGVLGLIGVWFGYGIIDILFKQVAKSGGVFPATLFISFSLAACVMFIYLFLKRAKWTSSSVIGGIVLGVLNFFNILFYIKAHQSFAGNPTLVFAGMNIGVICLGTITGALVFKEKISKLNWIGIIFSLSAIFCLYYLDKIIA; from the coding sequence ATGCACAATCTTATTCTTGCTATTCTTTGCAGCGTAGCTGTTTCAGTTTTGCTTAAAATAGCCCGTAAAAAAAATATCATTATTGAACAAGCTATCGCATTCAACTACATCACGGCCATCACTTTCAGTTATTTCTTACTCAAACCTGATTTTAAAGGTTTAGAATTTACTGATTACATCGTACAAAGCGAAAATTCACCCATTTTTTTAGCGCTAGGTTTATTGTTACCTAGCGTGTTTATTATTATGTCAAAAGCGGTGGAGTTTGCTGGAATTGTACGTTCTGACGCAGCACAACGTCTTTCGTTGTTTCTTCCTATTTTATCGGCATTTTTAATTTTTCATGAAACACTAAGCCAATCTAAAATTATTGGCGTTGTATTAGCGTTTATTGGTTTATTTTGTTTATTAACTAAGCCAAATCAAGGGCAAAGTGCGGTGAATTTTAAAGGTGTTTTAGGATTAATCGGCGTGTGGTTTGGGTATGGCATTATTGATATTTTATTCAAACAAGTGGCGAAAAGCGGCGGTGTATTTCCTGCAACATTGTTTATTTCCTTCTCGCTTGCAGCTTGCGTTATGTTTATCTATTTGTTCTTAAAACGTGCCAAATGGACATCATCAAGTGTAATTGGTGGCATCGTTTTAGGTGTATTGAATTTCTTTAATATTTTATTCTATATAAAAGCACATCAAAGTTTTGCTGGAAATCCGACGCTTGTTTTCGCGGGAATGAACATTGGCGTAATTTGCTTAGGCACGATAACTGGCGCATTAGTTTTTAAAGAAAAAATTAGTAAGCTAAATTGGATTGGTATTATTTTTAGTTTATCAGCTATTTTCTGCCTATATTATTTAGATAAAATTATCGCGTAA